Within the Rhizobium favelukesii genome, the region CCCTGGTCATTGATCAGAACAACGCCGAATGGCCCAGGCTGTTGGAGGCCAAGGACATCGCTGAGGAAGGCTTCATCTACGGCTTACCGCTCGTGATGAACTATGCGGTCATGCAGGAGTATGCCGTAGACAAGAACTCGGGGCAGTTCAAAGCGCCGTTCAACGAAATTTATAATATGCATCACGTCGCTACCCCAGCTGACACGGCAATCATCACGCCAAACAGCGACACCCCATATTCGATCCTCTGGCTGGATCTGCGCGCCGAGCCGATGGTGATATCGGTGCCGGCGATCGAAAAGGAACGCTACTACTCGGTCCAGTTCATCGACGGCAACACCTACAATTTTGGCTACATCGGCACGCGCGCCACAGGGAGCGAGCCGGGCGACTATCTGGTGGTCGGACCCGATTGGAAGGGTGAAACGCCAACCGGGATCGAGAAGGTCTTCCGGTCCACGACGCCCTTCACACTCGCTGCTTTCCGTACCCAACTCTTCAACGCCGACGACATGCCGAACGTCGAGAAAGCTCAGGCCGGCTACAAGGCGCAGCCGCTTTCTGCGTTCCTGAAACAACCCGCTCCACCCGCCGCACCCAAGATCGAGTTCGTTCCTGCCACCACCGCCGGGATCAAGGATAACTTCTTCCAGTATCTCGACGCAGCCCTGCAATTCGTCCCCGAGACGCCGAAGGACAAGGCGATCCGTGCAAAACTTGCGAAGATTGGCATCGGTCCGGGAAAGACCTTCGCGTTCAAGGATCTATCGCTCGAACACAAAGCCGAAATCCTGGTGGCGATGAAGCAGGGTAATGACAAGGTCGACAAATGGTTGGCCAGCGGCAACAAGAGCATCAACGGCTGGAACGTCGGCTCGTTCTTTGGCGACGAGGCCTTCTACAACGGCGATTGGGCGATGCGGGCCGGCGCCGCCAAAGGGGGTATCTATGGCAACGATGCCGTCGAAGCGATGTACCCCTATACCCGAACGGACGCCACCGGTGAGCCGCTCGACGGCAGCAAGCACAAGTACACCATCACCTTCCCACCCGGCCAGTTGCCGCCGGTGAATGCGTTTTGGTCCGTTACAATGTACGACGGCAAGAGCCAGCTCCTGGTCAAGAACCCGATCAAACGCTACCTCATCAACTCGCCGATGTTGCCGGCGATGAAAAAGGGTACGGACGGCTCGTTGACGCTGTACATTCAAAAGGACAGCCCCGGTGCGGACAAGGAAGCAAATTGGCTGCCGGCGCCTGACGACAAGATCTATCTCGTGATGCGCCTGTACTGGCCGAAGACCAAGGCGCCGTCGATCCTGCCGGCCGGCAAAGGCAGCTGGCAACCCCCAGGTATCATTGTGGCCCGATAGTTTTCCCGTTCTGATGAAAATAGCGCTTCCGGCATCGTGTCGGAGCGCTCGTGGACCGGAGGATCGGCGACATTCCCCCTAAACGGTCGAACGGATTTGGAGCATCATGACACTCTTTGTGGATCCCCAAATTCCGGCGTGGCCGCCTATCGAAGCGAAATCCAGCACACGTCATCGGGCTCAATGCCGCAGTACGAAGAACAGCGCGACGTGAGGAGCGACCGGCGCCTTTGCACCGGCCGCGCCGGATCAATCAAAACAGGAAGTACCGCTGCGCCATCGGCAGCACGGTCGCCGGCTCGCAGGTCAGCAATTCACCGTCGGCGCGCACTTCATAGGTTTCTGGATCCACCTCGATCTGCGGTGTCAAATTGTTGTGGATCATCGACGCTTTGGAGATGCCGCCGCGGGTGTTCTTGACCGCGATGAGCTCCTTGGCAACGCCAAGACGTCGCTTGAGGCCGGCATCGAGTGAAGCCTGCGAGACGAAGGTGACGGACGAACTGGTGCGCAGCTTGCCATAGGCAGCGAACATCGGTCGGTAGTGCATCGGCTGCGGTGTCGGGATCGAGGCATTCGGATCGCCCATTGGTGCCGCAGCGATCGAGCCGCCGAGCAGCACCATCTCCGGCTTGACGCCGAAGAAGGCCGGGTTCCACAAGACGAGGTCGGCGCGCTTGCCGACTTCGACCGAGCCGATCTCATGGCTGAGGCCCTGGGCGATCGCCGGATTGATCGTGTATTTGGCAATGTACCGACGGACGCGGAAATTGTCGTTCTCGCCCTTCTCTTCCTTGAGCCGGCCGCGCTGACGCTTCATCTTGTCAGCCGTCTGCCAGGTGCGGATCGCCACTTCGCCGACGCGGCCCATCGCCTGGCTGTCGGACGAGATGATCGAGAACGCACCGATATCGTGGAGAATGTCTTCCGCGGCGATCGTTTCCTTGCGGATGCGGCTTTCGGCGAAAGCGATATCTTCCGGGATTGACGGCGACAGGTGATGGCAGACCATCAGCATGTCGAGATGCTCGGCGATGGTGTTGACCGTATAGGGACGCGTCGGGTTGGTGGACGACGGAATGACGTTCGACTGGCCGCAGATCTTGATGATGTCAGGCGCATGGCCGCCGCCGGCGCCCTCGGTGTGGAAGGCGTGAATCGTGCGGCCCTTGATGGCGCCGATCGTGTCCTCGACGAAGCCGCTCTCGTTCAGCGTGTCGGTATGGATCATCACCTGAATGTCGTATTCGTCGGCCACCGAAAGGCAGCAGTCGATTGCGGCAGGCGTCGTGCCCCAGTCCTCATGCAGCTTCAGCGACGAAGCGCCGGCCAGGACCATTTCCTCAAGTGCAGCAGGCAGCGAGGCATTGCCCTTGCCGGCAAGCGCGAGGTTCATCGGGAAACCGTCGAAGCTCTCGATCATCCGCTCGATATGCCAGGCGCCTGTACAGGTCGTGGCGAGCGTGCCATGTGCCGGGCCGGTGCCGCCGCCCAGCATACACGTGACGCCTGACATCAGTGCCTCCTCTATCTGCTGCGGGCAGATGTAGTGGATATGTGCATCCATGCCGCCGGCCGTGATGATCTTTCCTTCGCCGGCAATGGCCTCGGTCGACGGGCCGACGATGATGTTGACGCCAGGCTGCGTATCCGGATTGCCCGCCTTGCCGATCGCCGCGATACGGCCGTCCTTGAGGCCGATATCCGCCTTCACGATGCCGGTGTGGTCGATGATGACCACGTTGGTGATGACGGTATCGACTGCGCCATTGGCGCGCGTCACCTGGCTCTGCCCCATGCCGTCGCGGATCACCTTGCCGCCGCCGAACTTCACCTCTTCGCCGTAGGTCGTGAAATCCTTCTCGATCTCGATAAAGAGCTCCGTATCGGCAAGGCGCACCTTGTCGCCGGTGGTCGGACCGAACATGCCGGCATAAGCAGCGCGGGAAATCTTATAAGGCATATGTCAGGCTCCTTGGGAGGAAGAAAGAGACGGTTCAACTGCGTAGCGCACCAGCCGGCCATTGGCGATATAGCTGTCGACGAGTTGCCTTTCGGCGACGAAGGGATGCCCTTCCCAGCCCGCATGGCCGAAGCCGGCAAGACCGATTTCGGCATCCGGAAAGCGACGGAAGGTTTCGGCAATCGCGATAAGCCCGGTGCTCGGCACGACGTAAGGCTCGGGGTGGAACGCGGTCAGCGCCTCGTCCACCGCTTCATGAATCACTTTCTCAACGACCACATGCCGTTTGCCCGCTTCCTCGCAGAAGGCTTTGAACTTGCTCGTATAATCGTCGCAGAAGTCGTCGAGCTCGGGATGGGAAACGGCCAATGGCGCCCGCATGGCGGAAAATTTTTCAGGATCGCGCACGCACCAGATCTCGGAGGCCTCCACGACGCACGGCAGCACCCGCCAGCTCGCCGCCTCCGTCATCGCCTTGCCCGGCCTGCCCGTATTGCAGACGGCAACGGCATCTGTCCGGCCAGGGCTTGCGGCATAGGACCGGCACTCATTGAAGCGGATGACAAAGCCCGCAGCGGCGATCGCCGCGCGTCCCTCCTTGCTCACGTCACCATTGCCGACGATCATGATCCTCTGTCCCACGTCAGTTGCCCAATGCGTCCGAGAGCTCTTTCAGCTCCTTCGTGCGCTTGTCCGTCAGGTTGGCGAGGCAGCCCGCAACCAGCATCGGCTCCATCGACCCGCCTCGCGCTTGAAAGCCCTCGGCTTGGCATTCGGCGTCGCGGTAGGAGATCCAGGCCCGCTGCGCGGTAAGCAAGGCCTTCTCTGCGCCGCGGTCCTTCTCTTCCAAGTTCGTGTCGACGTCCGCCGTCTGCGCGCGCGTCTTCTTCCATTGCTCGTTCAGCGCCTTGTCTGCCGTGTCGTAGCGATCCTGCTCGCAGCTTGTCATCTCCATCTGCGTCTGCGGGTTCTTGCAGTCCGTCTGCTGCGCAAACGCTCCCGAAGCGGCAGCCATACCGCCCGCCAGCGCCAGCAGGCCGATCGTCCAATGCATCTCTTTCCTCCCGGATTTTCGTCAGAGCTTGCCCATGACGAGCTGGCGGAAGCCGTAGACCTCGCGCTTGCCCGAGAGCGGGATCAGCGTCACCGAGCGCGTCTGACCAGGCTCGAAGCGGACGGCCGTTCCGGCCGGAATGTCGAGACGCATGCCTTGCGCTTTCTCCCTGTCGAAGGAGAGACCGGCATTGGTTTCCGCGAAATGATAATGGCTGCCGACCTGTACCGGGCGGTCGCCGGTGTTGGCGACGTCAAGCGTCACGGTCGGCGCGCCGACGTTCAGCTCGATCTCGCCACTTGCAGTGATGATTTCTCCTGGGATCATGTTTTTCTCCTCACGCGGCCTTGACGGGCGCACAACCCTCGGCCTTCAGGACACGTTTTGTCGATGCCGGGTGCTTGGCGAGCATCGCGGCCGGCCGAACCGGGCGACGCACGAGGTCCCCGCCGCAATTCGGGCAGGCGCCACCGAGACCATCAGCGACGCAATCGGCGCAGAACGTGCATTCGAAGGTGCAGATCATCGCCTCGGCGCTGTCGGGCGGCAGATCCTTGTCGCAGCATTCGCAGTTGGGTCGCAGTTCGAGCATTGCCGCCTCCTCAGCGGATCGGTTCGTGCACCGTCACAAGCTTCGTTCCATCCGGGAACGTCGCTTCGACCTGCACGTCATGGATCATCTCGGCAACGCCTTCCATCACCTGATGACGACCGATGACATGGGCACCGGCCTCCATCAGCTCGGCGACGGGCCGTCCGTCTCGAGCTCCTTCGACGACGAAATCGGTGATGAGCGCGATCGCCTCCGGATGGTTGAGCTTAACGCCCCGCTCCAGCCGCCGCCGCGCGACCATCGCCGCCATCGAAATCAACAGCTTGTCTTTTTCTCTCGGTGTGAGGTTCATCGTGCATCCATCTGCTTGAACAAAGCATGATGCCGAAAGGTGTGAAGCGGTTTTCGGACAACATCATGCTCTACTTCTTTAATTGAGAACGGGATTCAGATTTCAGGTCGAAACGACCGGAAATCATCTGGCTCTAGAGATTCCAGACTTTCGGTACCGGCGCTCCATTGCGCAAGGTCGAAATGATCGGGATCAGGATTTTTCTCAAGGCGAAGCCATCCGGCGCCGAGAGGCGCACGACGAGCTTGCCGGCCCAACTGCTGGCACCACCCATATGTCCTTCGAGCAAGGGACGCGCGGCGCTGAGATAGGCGTCCGCGAGCGGCCCGACATAGAGGACCGTCGCGAAGGCAACCTTGCCGCCGAGCACCGCATCGGCCCGGGTTAGCAAGGCAACGTCGCCCATGAGCTGGAGGTCCTCCGCGTGGCAGAGCTTGCCCCCCTTGCGGATGCGCCAGCGGTCACGGAAAAGCCCGGTTTCGACGGCCTCCCCCATCGCCTTGCGGCCGAGCAGGATCGCCTCGACGGCAAGGAACTCCGAATCGTCCTCAAGGTCGACGTCGAGCCGGCGAAACAGCGACGAGCGATCGAACAGAATGGTTTCCTGCGGCAACCAATCCACCCGCGCCTTGGCGCCAACAGAAATGGTCGTGTTGACCTCGGCCGTAGCTGACGATGCCTTGTAGATTTTTTCGCAGGCCTGTGTGGTGACATCGATGCGCGTGTCGGGACCGGCATCGATGCTCCAGTTCATCCGGTCGCCGCCCGTCAGGCCACCTGCCGTATTGATGATGACGGCTTCCATGGAGGAATCGAACGTATCCGGCAGGCGAATCTTCGCCGCCCCTTCCTGATAGAGCTCTCGCAGCCGCGTGCGACCGTCGAGCGCCTTTGCAGCCAGATGCCCGCGCCCCTCGGCCCTCTGCGGTCTCGTGGCTGCCGCGGCGTTCGTCATTCCATCCCCTTCCAGCGCCTCGCCGCTTATTGCGGCCGTTCTCATTGATGTCTCTAAACGATTACAAGCAATTCCTGTGCCGTGCCGACCCGGAGTGTGGCTGGCCACATAAGGCAAGCTCCCCTTGGCGCGCTGCCGGCAAAAGCGGCATTTGCCTAATGGACCAGCACGATCTCAAACCGTAAGACAACGGCGCGCCGCCAGCACGATCTTGTCGCGATCCATGATGTAGACCTAGTCCAAAAACCGAGAGACTGCTCGACCAGCAGGGTCGCCATGACGGTGCTGTCGCGCGCATAGCTGATCGCCAAGAGTTCGGAGGAAGTTGCATTGATCCGCACAGCGACAGGGCGCGATATTGCCCGGATCGTCGAGATACGGGCCAACGTTTACGAAACCATTCTATCCGTTCCCTCCAAGGTCACACTTGACGGTCTCCGTTGACCACCGCGACGGCAAATTGCTTTTTGAGCTGAAGCTCCAGCCCGACGGCAGTTCGCCAGGCGTGGCCGAGACTCAGGCAACGCGATCCGGTGGCGATCTGCCTTCAAAGAAGGCGGTGATGTTGTCGACGACCTTCATCCCCATGGCTGTGCGCGTTTCCTCCGTTGCACTACCGAGATGTGGCAGCAAAACGACGTTGTTCATGGCTTTCAGTGCATCCGGTACATGCGGCTCGGCCTCATACACGTCGAGCCCCGCACCGCGAATGACACCGTTCTTCAACGCATTGGTCAGCGCTGCCTCGTCGACGACATCGCCGCGAGCCGTATTGATCAGGAACGCGCCCGGCTTCATCGCGGCAAGCCGCGCAGCATTCATCAGGTGCCGGTTCTCTGCTCCACCGGGGCAATGCAAGGACACGAAATCGGACAGCGCCAACACGTCCTCGACCGTCGGCAATTGCCGCGCGCCGTAGCGCGCCGCTTCCGCCTGTTCGACCGGCGACCTGTTGTAGAAGACCACCTCCATCCCGAAGCCGAAGTGGCAGCGCTGTGCAAACGCCTTGCCGATGCGTCCAAAGCCGATGATGCCGACGGTCTTGCCGGTAACCTTCGTCCCGATCATGTGCGTCGGGCACCAACCGCCCCACTCACCGGCACGCACCTGGCGCTCGCCCTCACCGCCGCGTCGGGCGACCGTCAGAAGCAGCAGCATGGCGATATCAGCCGTGCAGTCGGTCAGCACACCGGGGGTGTTCGTCACGACGATACCGCGGTCCTTGGCGGCGTTG harbors:
- a CDS encoding DUF1254 domain-containing protein, which codes for MLTKRDLLRSAAMAALVATTAKADLTSPLVIDQNNAEWPRLLEAKDIAEEGFIYGLPLVMNYAVMQEYAVDKNSGQFKAPFNEIYNMHHVATPADTAIITPNSDTPYSILWLDLRAEPMVISVPAIEKERYYSVQFIDGNTYNFGYIGTRATGSEPGDYLVVGPDWKGETPTGIEKVFRSTTPFTLAAFRTQLFNADDMPNVEKAQAGYKAQPLSAFLKQPAPPAAPKIEFVPATTAGIKDNFFQYLDAALQFVPETPKDKAIRAKLAKIGIGPGKTFAFKDLSLEHKAEILVAMKQGNDKVDKWLASGNKSINGWNVGSFFGDEAFYNGDWAMRAGAAKGGIYGNDAVEAMYPYTRTDATGEPLDGSKHKYTITFPPGQLPPVNAFWSVTMYDGKSQLLVKNPIKRYLINSPMLPAMKKGTDGSLTLYIQKDSPGADKEANWLPAPDDKIYLVMRLYWPKTKAPSILPAGKGSWQPPGIIVAR
- the ureC gene encoding urease subunit alpha, with product MPYKISRAAYAGMFGPTTGDKVRLADTELFIEIEKDFTTYGEEVKFGGGKVIRDGMGQSQVTRANGAVDTVITNVVIIDHTGIVKADIGLKDGRIAAIGKAGNPDTQPGVNIIVGPSTEAIAGEGKIITAGGMDAHIHYICPQQIEEALMSGVTCMLGGGTGPAHGTLATTCTGAWHIERMIESFDGFPMNLALAGKGNASLPAALEEMVLAGASSLKLHEDWGTTPAAIDCCLSVADEYDIQVMIHTDTLNESGFVEDTIGAIKGRTIHAFHTEGAGGGHAPDIIKICGQSNVIPSSTNPTRPYTVNTIAEHLDMLMVCHHLSPSIPEDIAFAESRIRKETIAAEDILHDIGAFSIISSDSQAMGRVGEVAIRTWQTADKMKRQRGRLKEEKGENDNFRVRRYIAKYTINPAIAQGLSHEIGSVEVGKRADLVLWNPAFFGVKPEMVLLGGSIAAAPMGDPNASIPTPQPMHYRPMFAAYGKLRTSSSVTFVSQASLDAGLKRRLGVAKELIAVKNTRGGISKASMIHNNLTPQIEVDPETYEVRADGELLTCEPATVLPMAQRYFLF
- a CDS encoding lysozyme inhibitor LprI family protein; protein product: MHWTIGLLALAGGMAAASGAFAQQTDCKNPQTQMEMTSCEQDRYDTADKALNEQWKKTRAQTADVDTNLEEKDRGAEKALLTAQRAWISYRDAECQAEGFQARGGSMEPMLVAGCLANLTDKRTKELKELSDALGN
- a CDS encoding urease subunit beta, which gives rise to MIPGEIITASGEIELNVGAPTVTLDVANTGDRPVQVGSHYHFAETNAGLSFDREKAQGMRLDIPAGTAVRFEPGQTRSVTLIPLSGKREVYGFRQLVMGKL
- a CDS encoding DUF1272 domain-containing protein, which translates into the protein MLELRPNCECCDKDLPPDSAEAMICTFECTFCADCVADGLGGACPNCGGDLVRRPVRPAAMLAKHPASTKRVLKAEGCAPVKAA
- a CDS encoding urease subunit gamma; this translates as MNLTPREKDKLLISMAAMVARRRLERGVKLNHPEAIALITDFVVEGARDGRPVAELMEAGAHVIGRHQVMEGVAEMIHDVQVEATFPDGTKLVTVHEPIR
- a CDS encoding urease accessory protein UreD is translated as MTNAAAATRPQRAEGRGHLAAKALDGRTRLRELYQEGAAKIRLPDTFDSSMEAVIINTAGGLTGGDRMNWSIDAGPDTRIDVTTQACEKIYKASSATAEVNTTISVGAKARVDWLPQETILFDRSSLFRRLDVDLEDDSEFLAVEAILLGRKAMGEAVETGLFRDRWRIRKGGKLCHAEDLQLMGDVALLTRADAVLGGKVAFATVLYVGPLADAYLSAARPLLEGHMGGASSWAGKLVVRLSAPDGFALRKILIPIISTLRNGAPVPKVWNL
- a CDS encoding 2-hydroxyacid dehydrogenase — translated: MSKPRILVTRQWPSAVERILSERFDATFNLDDAAMSVEALNKAIGDYDAVLPTVSDKLPASVFDVAMPRARILGNFGVGYNHIDINAAKDRGIVVTNTPGVLTDCTADIAMLLLLTVARRGGEGERQVRAGEWGGWCPTHMIGTKVTGKTVGIIGFGRIGKAFAQRCHFGFGMEVVFYNRSPVEQAEAARYGARQLPTVEDVLALSDFVSLHCPGGAENRHLMNAARLAAMKPGAFLINTARGDVVDEAALTNALKNGVIRGAGLDVYEAEPHVPDALKAMNNVVLLPHLGSATEETRTAMGMKVVDNITAFFEGRSPPDRVA